The genomic DNA TTCGCCAACATTCCAAGTGGCGGCGAATCTCGTACCAGAAACGGGGCTGGAAAGTTGATGGTTGCGATCGCCTGTCGAATCCTGTTGATTGCGCAGATTACACGCCAGAAGGTCTCCATCCAGGTCGGCGGCGAGTCACTTCGGGTTCACCCAACCTGTTATCACCTCAAGGGCGATCTTACTTGGGTTTAGTGCGTTATGGGATTCAGCAAGTTGCAACTCCAGGTTGTTCCAAGCCTGTTCCGTCAGAGTGAAGGAAAGTTCGTTATCTTTTATTTGCAGTCCGAAACCCAACAAGGTTGCTGTGTCCCTTTGCAAATCAAAGATTCCCCCTCCTTCACCCTTCAGTTCGAGTTTGGATTTACCCAGCAGATGCTGGACCTGTTGCCGAACTTGGTGGCCTTCGGGCACGTCTTGGCAAAGGTAAGCGAGATTATCCGCGTACCGAAACCAAAACGGAAAATGAGATGCCGAAGTGATCGGCAAGTCATGTACATAGTGTAACAATACATTAAGGGCTGTAGGAGAGTAGTTGTTACCCTGGTCGATGCCAATCGTTCTTGACTGGTCTGTATCTTGAGCCATCACGGCGATCAGTTTGATTACTGAATCGTTGATCTCAACCGATGATTTACCCCCCTGCTTTGCCAAATCCTTTTGAGCTTTTCGATGCGATTTAATCAGATCAGATACACGAATCCTGTCGAACGCATTGCGAACATCGTCGATGACTAAAACCGTACGTCCGGTTTCTTGAATCCTTCGTTTCATTTGCTCAAGCATTTGCAGCGTTCCACGTTCTTTTCGAAATCCCCATGAGCCATTCAAGAAGAGTTGGTTCATATGCGGTTCAAGTAAAGTGTATAGGGCTTTCGCGACAACACGATCACAGATCGATCGAATGCTTAAAATCCGCTTCTTCGATGTTCCAGGTTTGGGAATGGGAACTTTCCTGGCTTCGAGCGGACGATAACGAGATTTCAAAAGTGTTTTTGAAAGTGTGCGAAACACGTTCGCCCATTCGCCTGGTGACAAACTTGCAAACGATATTCCATCCTTTCCCGCTCCCCAGCCTCCCTCGCTTCGTAACTCTTTAAAGCACTGCAATAAAAACTCGTGATCGGCGATCAACTTCAGAGTGATCATACCTTTGGCTAGCAACTTCTGCCGTTTTCGTTTCTTGCGTCTTTGAGCGAAAGCCTCCTGACCAGTGCAAATCTCTCGGTCACCTTTTTGCCGTGGCAAATAGGAACGCATTTGGGATGGCCTTTGTGAATGACGGATCTGACGTCGCCAAAATCCTTCAAGTCGCTGCTCAATATGGTTTCCTGGAAGTTGATCAGGAACGTATTGATAAAGTGGTGGCTAAGGCTAAGGCGAAAGCGAAATGGGAGAAGATGACTGAGGATTAGAGCTCTTTAGTATCTTCTTCTTCAACGACTCCGTCAGTTCCAGCGATACGACCGGTTTCCACCGAGTCGATGCCGGGGATAACCTCCCCGGCTTTTTTATGCGCGTTGAACCTCATTCTGCGTGTCAAGTACCAGGATTATGACAGTAGATTTGATTGGAATGGATTACATCAACGTCACGCTCCCAGTTCATCATAGCAAAACTGGTTTCTAACGAGTCTGACCTGCATTGTCACTCATCAGTCCCATCAATGCGTTCTCGATCATCTCCTTTTTTGCCAGTCCGTCTAACCAATCTTGAGGGATTCCAAGTTCACCCCAGTAGGCCCCCGCGAACTGACCGCAGATGGCTCCCGTTGTATCGGCATCATCTCCCAGGTTCACGGCCCTGAGTACGGCTTCTCGGAAGTCCTGGGCATCGTGAAACGCCCATAGCGCGGCTTCCAGGCTTTTCACGACGTAGCCACTGCCCTTGATAGCAGGCGGTTGAAGCTGTCGAAAACTTCCCGTTGCCACTTCTTCGACTTCGGGATGAAGCGGTTCGAGTTGTCTCAGTTGTGTAAGCGGTTCCCAATCGGGGGCCAACACTTCATCTCTGTCCAATCCTTGCATCAGACCTGCCAGCACGAGTGCCATGTACCGGCAGGCCGATAAACATTGGGGACTGGCATGCGTCGGCAGACTTGATTCGGAGGCGAGAGTCGCCAGTTAATCAATGTGATCAGGGAAACGATCTAAGTAGCGGATCGGCACTGGCGCAATACGCATAATGGAGCCGTTTCCGCTGGAATGGGATGAACTGTCACCTGAAGATAGTGCATTGCTTGTTTGCTGAAATCGACTTAGCCCGCATTTCTCACCCGGTTTCTCATTTCTTCTCCCGGGGGCTTGCGGGGCGGGAATTTGGTTTGGTGGGTGGGGATTGGGAGCGTGGAGGGGGTGTCGAGAGGCGTTTTTGTCGTGGATGGTCTGTTTTCAGGCCGTTTTTGTCAGTTCGGCGCGTACCGCGAGCGCGGTGGGCGCTGTGGTGGACTCTTTCGAAGCCGATTGGGCTCATCCAGGGACAGGCCGCGGCGGGAGGTCTTGCAGGTTTTGCCAGACCTGGCCGAACAACTCGCGATACGGGTATGCTTCCGACAGTGACAGCCACACCTTCCGGCACGTCACCCGCACCTGTGCCCCGATCTTGAGCAGCTTCACGCGAATCGTATCGCAGCGGGCCTTTGCGTGATCGGTTCCCTGTAAGCCGTGACGTCGCAGAGCCGCCAGCAGCACATAGGCCACCGAAGAAAACCACAACCGCAGTTGATTGGCCCGCATGGTCGCACAACTCGTCCGGTCGGCGAACAGACACAACTGCTGTTCCTTGATCCGGTTTTCCATCTCGCCGCGCTGACAATACAGATCTTCATACAGCGTCCGGGCATCGGCCTGGTCTTCTGTCAGATTCGTCACCACAAACCGCGGGTTCTCGCCTTTCGAGAGATGCTCGGCCTTGGCGACAACCCGCCGCTGGCAACTCCAACTTTTCAACGTCCGGTACCGCAGGGCCAGCGACTTCTTTTCGGTCAAATCGATGACGGCACGAGGGCTGCGGGATATCTATGTGATGGTGTTTTTGAATCTGCAAACTCGTGAAGCGATCGTAACCGAATCGACTTATCGGCCGAATTCGGCCTGGGTGTGCAGGCAAACGAAAAAGTTTGCCGAACAGACCTGTGATCGCGAAAAACGTCCTGCGATCCTAATCCACGACCGAGATACGAAGTACACTAAAAAGTTTCGTGAAACTGTCGAAGCAGGGGGCATGAAAACGAATCCGTTACCGAAAGCCTCACCGAATCTGAATGGCCGGTGCGAACGGTTTATTGAGACGATTAAACTGGAATGCCTCAACAAGTTTATCGTGTTTGGCAAGAAGCATCTCGATTATCTGACGGATGAATTTACGAGCTATTACAACACAAATAGAAGCCACATGGAGCGTGACCACCTGCCACCGATTCGCGAAGAGCCTGGTGAAGTGGAGACCATTTCCATCGACCAGATTGAGGTTAAGAAATACGTTGGCGGCTTGATCAAGTCGTTTGAGCGGAAGGTGGCTTGATCGAGAAGACTGTAGTTTATCTCTCGGCGTGTCGGGACACTCTGATAGAAAATATCAGAATGTCGTGACAAACAGCAGTGAAATTTACGACCGAATTGGGTCTCACACCATTGATACTCAAAGTAATGAGAACTCGCGAGGAAAAGTCCAGAATGCTGTGACAAACAGCAGGGAAAGTAATGTAACCCTGAGTGGCGGGTGGGGGCTTTGGACATCCATTTCAAGCTGTTACTGGGAATTCGAATTCTATTTAAAACAGAGACTAATTTACAGTCACAGTTTGTTGCACACGTGGTTTCATTAGCCAATAGTAGAAGGTGGGGACGACCAGGAGGTTGAGAATTGTGGAGGTTGTCAGACCGCCGAGAATTACATAGGCCATTGGGTATTCGATTTCGTGTCCGGGGATGTTGCCGCCGACAATAATTGGCACCAGAGCCAGGCCGGTTGTCAGAGCTGTCATCAGGATAGGAGCCAATCGCTCGGAGGCACCTCGCAAAATGAGTTCGGGTCCAAATGGCATGTTCTCAACTTTTTCGAGATGCCGATAGTGATCGATCATCATGATACCGTTACGGGAAGCGACTCCGAGCACGGTCACAAAGCCGATTAACGAGCCCAGAGAAATGACCCCTCCACAAAGAAATGCCCCGGCGATTCCTCCGATCATCGAGAAGGGAAGAGTTATAAATATGAGCAAAGCAGGACGGAAAGCCTGGAAGTCGGCATAGAGTAACAGAAAGATTGCCAGAGCCGAAAAAATCGACAATACAAAGATTCGTTGCCGTGCCGCAGCCGCTTCTGCATATTCACCCAGAAACTCGGGATGATATCCCTGACCAAATTTGACCTTTCCTTTGACGGCCTGTTCAATTTCGTTGGCGACGCTGCTCAGGTCCCTGCCTTCAACATTGCATAACACATCAATTTTTCGCGACGAGCCTTCCCGGGTAATCACATTCGGAGCAGGCTCGATTGTAATATCAGCCACATCACCGAGTGAAACCTGGGCACCAGAAGGTGTATCGATCATCAGTTTCTGCAGGGCATCGAGATCGTGTCGAATAGATTCTTCGCCCCACACCATAACGCGAAAGATTTTCTGATCTTCAAAGATTTCACCAACCTGCAGACCATTGACGAGCAATGACGTCGCTGCAGAAATATCTCCAGGCGTTAGCCCAAACGTCATGGCATCTTCGCTACGAATGCGGACAATAATCTGCGGAACCAGAACCTGTTGTTCGACTTTGAGCCCGACCACGCCCTCAATTTCGCCCATCACTTGATAGACATCATTGGCAGTCGTTCGTAATTCATCGAGATTCGGACCATAAATTCGCACGACAATGGCCCCACTGGCTCCGGTTAAAACTTCCTTGATTCGTTCGGTGAGATAAGTCAGCAGATCTCGATACAGTCCTGGATACCCATCGACGATTTCCTGAACCGAGGCCACGGTTTTATCGTAGTCAACATCTTCATCAATACTGATCCATAGTTCAGTGAAATTGGGGCCGACGACTTCATCGGCTACTTCTGCACGTCCAATATGGGCTCCGAAATTTCTCACCCCATCGACCGCCATCATCTCTTCACTGGCTCGGATGGTGATGCGGTTCATGGCATCAATGCCAATCCCCGGCTTTTCAACCCAGTGCATCAGAAAATCGGTTTCCTTAAACTTCGGCAACAGTTCTTCGCCCAGGTAGGAGACCGAGAAGGCTGCGACGGCAAGTAGACTTGTTACGAGGATCGCGGCAATGGAAAATCGCTTGATCAGAAAGGGCAGGATGCCTTCATAGATGCGTTTCAGAAATCGAACCAGAGGTGCATCGCGGTGCGTTTTTGTTGATCCCGAAAGCAGCAGCATTGACATTGCCGGCGTGACTGTCAGGGCTACGGCCAGAGATGCCAGAATCGCCAGTACATACGAGGCCGCCAATGGTTGAAAGAACGAACCGGCCAGGCCATCGAGAAAAAAGACGGGTACCAAAGTCAGGACCACGATAATACTGGCATACACAACAGCACTGCGAACTTCCATGGAGGCATCCAGCACGACTTGAAAAAGGGGCAGAGGGGTTTCTCGAAGTCGATTCAACCTCAAACGACGCTGAATGTTTTCTACATCGATAATCGCATCGTCGACAACTTCCCCCAGTGCAATGATCAGCCCGGCCAGCACCATCGTGTTGATTGTTCCGCCCCGGTAATACAGAACGGTGACAGCCGCAATGAGTGAAAGTGGAATTGCTGTACTGCTGATTAATGCCGCTCGCCAGTCAAACAGGAAAAAACAGAGAACGACGATCACGAGCACACAACCGATCAGCAGGGAATGCGTGAGGTTGTCTAGAGCACGCTCGATAAACGTAGCAGGGCGAAAGATGGTCGTGTCGACTTCAACGCCCTCAAGAGCGGGTTTGAGATCTTCCATCGCGGCTTCGACATTGCGAGTCACATCGAGTGTATTGGCCCACGGCTGTTTTTCGACAATGAGCATGATTCCCATCTGGCTGTTGATGACGGCATCGCCAATTGGTGGAGGCGAGCCGATTTTAACATCAGCGACATCTGCCAATCGCAAGGGAACCCCGTTTCGCCAGGCCACCACTGTATTAGCCAGATCTTCTGGAGTGGAGACCGAATTCGCCTGACGGATAGAGAGACGTTGGTTGGAAAGATCGACAAAACCTCCGGAACCGACGGCTGTCGATTTGCGAACCGCAATGGTAACTTCATCGAGCGTTAATTGATGGGCTCTCAGTCGATCGGGATTCACCAGCACTTGAAACTGCCGGTCGTAATCTCCCCAGATTGCGACGTTGGCAACTCCGGAGATAGACATCAACTTAGGACGGATGGTCCATTTGGAGAGGACGGTCAAGTCCATCTGCGACAACTCTTCTGAGGTCAATCCGATTTTCATGGCTCGACTGAGCGAGGAGAGAGGCGGCAGAATAATTGGCTGACGGGCAACGGTCGGCAATTGGGGAGCCGCCAGTGAGAGCCGTTCCTGAACGAGTTGACGAGCCGTGATCAGATTTGTACCGCGTTGAAAGATCAGCCGAACTGACGAGAGACCTAACACCGATTTTGATCGAATCGTCTCGACAAAGGGAATCCCGTTGAGAGCGTTTTCGATTGGGACGGAGATCAAACTTTCCACTTCTTCCGTCGAGACGCCGGGAACTTCCGTTTGAATCTCAACCACTGGTGGGGCAAATTCCGGAAAGACATCGAGCGGAACTTCGCTTGATCGTTCAATGCCAAAGACAATCAGGCCGATTGCAAATGCCACAACCAGAACTCGAAAATGTAACGAAGTCGAAATCAACCAACTCATGAATGGTGGCCTTGCCAGGCTTAAAAGAAGATCAGTAATCAGGAAAACTATTCGTAATTTGCTTGCCAAATGTGGTAGATGAATTCTGTTTTCATCAGAGATGAACCACTACTTTCCTGTTCCGAATTCGGTTCCGAACAGCTCTGCGACTCCGTCGACGACAACCTCTGTGCCGACAGGGGGACCGCTTTCCAGGATGGCTAAATCCTGAGTGGTGCGTCTGACATTCACGCGTGTCCGGCGAAAATGATGCTCGTCAATTCTGGTATAAACCCACGTGCCACCATACATGTCATACAGCAAAGCATTGACAGGAATGACCAGCGACTCTGCCTCTGAGAGAGTTGGAATCGAAACGGAGACACGCTCCCCCGGACGGAATCGACTATTTGTGTTCGAGATGCTGTAATAAACATCCGCGGTAGACGAGAGAGGATCGGCTGCTGGCGGAGCAGCTATAGGAGTTGCTGTCAGTGTTGTGTCAGCGGGATTGTCTCCAAAAATCTTAATCGTGACTGGTTCGTCTGTTTTCAGTTCATTGAGTAGCCCTACATAAACAGGAACCCGGATCCACAGTTCTTCGAGATTCACAATTTCGAATAATGTAGTTCCAGCCGAGACCGTCTGACCTAAAGTGACCGGAAGACTGCGAACAATTCCATCCAATGGCGAGTCGATATCAATTGGAGTGGCCGATTCTTTTTCGACATCCGAAGTAAGGCGATCCAGCACCTGCTTACGTTCTTTCGCCACTTTCAGACCTGCTTCTGCCAACGCCAGTTGAGCTTTCGCATCATCGACGGCTCTCTCGCTGCCGACGCGATCACTCAGAAGTTGCTCTGCTCGATTCAGGGCAATTTGAGCAGCGGTTACTTGTTCCTGAAACTGCTGCATATCTCCATCGGCGGTCATCTGTAAGGAGATCAGATTCGCTTTCGCGTTGGCAATTTGAGCTCTCTCTGCTGGTGTCGGGACAAGTCGTTCTGGAGAAATCAACGGAACGAAGCGGAAGATGGGCCGTCCTCGTTTGACGGAACTTCCGGGTTTTGGGAGCGTACTTTCAGTCGGGAGCTGAACAGTCCCCGCTACAGGAGCCACAACGACAGCCAATTCCCCGGGCGGAAGAGTGACTTCCCCTCCGAGCGAGCGAACCTGACCCACCATTTGCTTCTCAACCGGGGCAGTGGTAATCCCCAGCCTTTGCACGGCCTGTTCAGTCAGTTCCACTTCCGTCAGATTCGCTTCCTGTGGAATTGCGGATACTTTTGCAGGAGACTTTTTTTCAGATTTGGATTGATGGTCCGATTTATTCTGGCAACCAGAGATTGCGAAGAGTTCCAGACCGATCAACAATAACAAACAATATTGCAGCATGTTCATCTCAGATTCTGTTGTAATTCAGCAGTTTTCGATGGTTTAATGGAAAACGAATTGGAAAAATACGCAGCAGGTTGTATCTGCTGTTTTGGCTTCTGATCAGCTCTGGGACTCAATGGCTTTGCGACAACTCGCAATGAGCCGCCTATTGTCCCTGGATTGAAAGCCTCGGCGGATTCCGGCATTAACAGGCCAGGAACAGGATTCTCTAATTGTTTATCATCATTCTTGGGATAAGAAATCGTTTCAGGGTACGGACACACAATCCGCCTTCCAACACTTCGGTCCAGTTCCGCGATCGCTTTTCTGCTGGCAGCTGTCAATTCCAGCAGACGAATTTGTGAGTCGATATACTGACTCGATGACTGGAGCACCAGAAAATAATCTGTTCCCCCACCGCGATAAGATTTCTCCGCCAAAGTCATCGATTCTTTGAGTTCAGGCAGAACATCGCTCTGCAGGTAATTCAGGTTTGACTGGGCCTGTTGCAAACCACCAAAAGCGACTTTCACGTCCGTGACCACTTGATCCCGAATCGACTGATAATTGTGATTCGCCTGATCCACCGTCCATTCCGAGCGGATAATGAGACCCTGATTGCGATTGAAAATCGGGATTTCAAAACGCAGTCCCGGTCCTGAATTCGTCGGCCCGGCTCCGCCGCTGTTTCCATCGGCAACGGCGTCAATTCGCAGGAACGATCGTTTTGCCAGTTCAACGCGATGGCTGGCAGCTTGAACTGCGATTCGTGCAGCTTTAATGTCCGGTCGGATCATCAGGGCTTCCGAAACGAGTTCATCCACAGAGAGTTCGGTCGTGTCTGGAATCGGTTCGCTGACTGGATACAATGGTGTCTCCAGCATCGCAATACCCATAACATTTTTCAGGGTCGCTTCAGCAATTTGAACCGCCTGTTCCAGACCAGCCGCCTCGGCTCGGGTTCGATTGGCATCGATTCGGGTGGTGATGGCTTCCAGTTCTCCGATATCTCCTCCCTCGAGTCTCTTCTCTGCGAGGTTGGCAATACCCTGCCGTACATCGACCGCTTCTTGAGCCAGAGCGTATCGATTGACCGCAAACTGAAAGTCGGCATAGGCGACTCGGGCATCGCGAGCGACATTCAATCCACTCTGTACCAAATCATTAGCGATCCGCTGGAAATCTTGCTCGGCGATTGCAACGCGTTGCTTGCGGAGAATCAATGCCTCAATCGGCATGTATAGAGTCCACTCCAGTTGTTTGGATCCGATAGGAGGAAACAACAGGTTGAGCTGCGGATTCGTTAATAATCCTGCCTGCACAAGATCTCCTCGAGCAATTCCAAGATTGGAAAGCGTGGAGAGAAATGTCCGGTTATTCCATAGTGCCAGAGCAACGGCTTCTTCTTCACTCAGTCCATCTTCAAGAACCACACAGGGCGGAATCGAGATTTCGCCTGGACAGGAGTGGGGAGCGACATCATGGAACGTCCGATGCTGCAACTCCATATCTACATAACCCCGATTCGCTGTCGATGGCGGTGATTTGCATCCGGAGATAATCAGAATCACCACGAGACAGTTTTTTATTTGAGAATGATGGTTTCGAAAATGTTGCTGTAAGTCTGGTAACAGCTTGAATAATTTACTGGTAGGGCTGGCGACCATCGCTGGACTCCTCGCTGTCAAACTTTGCCGGTTCTGCCGATTAGGATGGATAGTCTGGAAGATCATTGGACATGAACTTCTCGGGACATTCCATTTCATCGGTCAAACTGGCAATTTCGGCACGATCAGAGTCCGGAAACGAACCGTTCTTTTCGATTCATTCGTCACCAGTAACGATTGTAGTGACGCTTCATGAGAGCCAGATGAGAATCGCTAAAGTTTATGAAACTTGCGAATGACAGGCCGTTTTTCAACTACGGCTCTAGCCCGCATTTCTCACCCGGTTTCTCATTTCTTCTCCCGGGGGCTTGCGGGGCGGGAATTTGGTTTGGTGGGTGGGGATTGGGAGCGTGGAGGGGGTGTCGAGAGGTGTTTTTTTGGTGCCAGGTCGGATTTCAGGCCGTTTTTGTCAGTTCGGCGCGTACCGCGAGCGCGGTGGGCGCTGTGGTGGACTCTTTCGAAGCTGATTGGGCTCATCCAGGGACAGGCCGCGGCGGGAGGTCTTGCAGGTTTTGCCAGACCTGGCCGAACAACTCGCGATACGGGTATGCTTCCGACAGTGACAGCCACACCTTCCGGCACGTCACCCGCACCTGTGCCCCGATCTTGAGCAGCTTCACGCGAATCGTATCGCAGCGGGCCTTTGCGTGATCGGTTCCCTGTAAGCCGTGACGTCGCAGAGCCGCCAGCAGCACATAGGCCACCGAAGAAAACCACAACCGCAGTTGATTGGCCCGCATGGTCGCACAACTCGTCCGGTCGGCGAACAGACACAACTGCTGTTCCTTGATCCGGTTTTCCATCTCGCCGCGCTGACAATACAGATCTTCATACAGCGTCCGGGCATCGGCCTGGTCTTCTGTCAGATTCGTCACCACAAACCGCGGGTTCTCGCCTTTCGAGAGATGCTCGGCCTTGGCGACAACCCGCCGCTGGCAACTCCAACTTTTCAACGTCCGGTACCGCAGGTCAGCGAACAGGCGAGCGGCTTGTTTCGTGTCGTCAAAAAAGAGCTTGGCGGCCACCCGCTGAGCCTCAATCATTTCCTTGAGTCGCTCGTTTTTGGCCAGCCCCAAAATGTATTGGACTTCGTTCTTTTCGCACCACTGCATGATCGGCTCGCGACAAAATCCGCTGTCGCCGCGAATCACGATTCGCACCTCCGGCCAGCGCTGGCGAATCAACGGCACAATCCGCTGCAACTGTTCCACTGTCCCCAGACTGGCATCGATATCGGCCGGTCGGAGCTGCGCACACAGCAGGTGCTCGCCACAGAAAATATACAGCGGCAGATAGCAGTACTGCTTGTAATAACCGTGAAAGAATCGCCCGAGTTGATGTCCGTGCAGTGGATCATCGGTGGCGTCGAAATCGAGAATGATTTCTTCGGGCGGCCTCTGGTGAGCGTCGAGAAACAGATCCACGAACAAGCGTGAGAAGTCGCTGCAGTTGGCCGTGATCTTTTTGTAGCGGCTCTCCGGGCTGGCTCCGGGGGGAGTCAACTCGAGTCGATTGAGCGTGCTTTTGCCGGCCAGAGCATGCCCGCGATCACGTTCCCGCGCCCGCTGTTGTCCGGTCAGATCGTCTTTGCCGGCCAGCAGCGCGAGCAACGGGTCATCCCGCAGGCGGTCATGATCATTGAGGTCTTCATAGCCGAGCGTTAACGCAAAAATACGCTGCCTGACCAGTTCGAGCACGGAGTGCTCAATATAATCGAAATCGCGATGATCGCTAAAACAACCAGCGACCCGTGAAGTCAACTTCAGCTTGTTATCGAGTTCCCGCAGCAAGAGCCCGCCCGCATCGGAGGTGATCATCAGACCATCAAAATTGGCCACGACTTCGCGACGCTGGTGGGGTTGAAAAGTGAGGGACTTTGTGGAACACTGTGTCATGAGAAGGCTGCCTGTCGTTTGGGGTGAAAGCTGTTGTGAGAAAACAACTTATCCCAAACCAGGCAGCCTTTTTCCACCCCCGGGTGAGAAATCCGGGCTAGGCTCATAAAAAAGACTTTGAATTAAAAAATCATCCGGCTCATTGTGCCGAATATGTTCGTTTGAGCCGAATGGAAAAAACGTGATCAAAATACGAAGCTTCAATCTTACCGCCTAGTGATTCGACCAATCGCCGACAGAGCGACAGTCCCAGTCCGCTATGAAGCCCGGTTGCCGCTCGGGCTGTGTCGGCTCTCCAGAAGCGTTCGAAAACTCGATCGATATCCTTCGACGAAAAATCCTGAGCCGTGTTACTCACTTCAATAGTTAACTCTTGTTGATTAGCGACGGCCTCAATTGTGATCGTCGTCCCGGCATCAGCATAGCTGACGGCGTTGTCGATCAGGTTTCGAAATAAAATAGTGAGCATATTCGGGTCGGCTGAAACGGTCTCGCATGAGGAAGTGTTCCACAATACGGTCAACTCTCGTTTATCGATAACTTTCTGGTATTCCCTCACGATGTCTGTCAGTAGATTGTTAATATCGATCTCTTGCTTGCGAATTTCAGAAATCGACTGCTGAGTTGTGGCAAGCAGACTCTCGACGATGGCGGTTGCCTGTTCGGTAATGAGCAGACATTGTTGAATTGTTTCCTGGTATTGTTCGGAACTGCGGGGTTTGGAGAGGGCCACTTCCGATTTGGCACGTAGTCCAGCCAGTGGAGTTCGAAGTTCGTGGGCGACATCAGCCGAGAAGGCCCGTTCTCG from Rubinisphaera italica includes the following:
- a CDS encoding reverse transcriptase domain-containing protein, with the protein product MLAKGMITLKLIADHEFLLQCFKELRSEGGWGAGKDGISFASLSPGEWANVFRTLSKTLLKSRYRPLEARKVPIPKPGTSKKRILSIRSICDRVVAKALYTLLEPHMNQLFLNGSWGFRKERGTLQMLEQMKRRIQETGRTVLVIDDVRNAFDRIRVSDLIKSHRKAQKDLAKQGGKSSVEINDSVIKLIAVMAQDTDQSRTIGIDQGNNYSPTALNVLLHYVHDLPITSASHFPFWFRYADNLAYLCQDVPEGHQVRQQVQHLLGKSKLELKGEGGGIFDLQRDTATLLGFGLQIKDNELSFTLTEQAWNNLELQLAESHNALNPSKIALEVITGWVNPK
- a CDS encoding ADP-ribosylglycohydrolase family protein — its product is MATLASESSLPTHASPQCLSACRYMALVLAGLMQGLDRDEVLAPDWEPLTQLRQLEPLHPEVEEVATGSFRQLQPPAIKGSGYVVKSLEAALWAFHDAQDFREAVLRAVNLGDDADTTGAICGQFAGAYWGELGIPQDWLDGLAKKEMIENALMGLMSDNAGQTR
- a CDS encoding integrase core domain-containing protein; the protein is MTARGLRDIYVMVFLNLQTREAIVTESTYRPNSAWVCRQTKKFAEQTCDREKRPAILIHDRDTKYTKKFRETVEAGGMKTNPLPKASPNLNGRCERFIETIKLECLNKFIVFGKKHLDYLTDEFTSYYNTNRSHMERDHLPPIREEPGEVETISIDQIEVKKYVGGLIKSFERKVA
- a CDS encoding efflux RND transporter permease subunit, translated to MSWLISTSLHFRVLVVAFAIGLIVFGIERSSEVPLDVFPEFAPPVVEIQTEVPGVSTEEVESLISVPIENALNGIPFVETIRSKSVLGLSSVRLIFQRGTNLITARQLVQERLSLAAPQLPTVARQPIILPPLSSLSRAMKIGLTSEELSQMDLTVLSKWTIRPKLMSISGVANVAIWGDYDRQFQVLVNPDRLRAHQLTLDEVTIAVRKSTAVGSGGFVDLSNQRLSIRQANSVSTPEDLANTVVAWRNGVPLRLADVADVKIGSPPPIGDAVINSQMGIMLIVEKQPWANTLDVTRNVEAAMEDLKPALEGVEVDTTIFRPATFIERALDNLTHSLLIGCVLVIVVLCFFLFDWRAALISSTAIPLSLIAAVTVLYYRGGTINTMVLAGLIIALGEVVDDAIIDVENIQRRLRLNRLRETPLPLFQVVLDASMEVRSAVVYASIIVVLTLVPVFFLDGLAGSFFQPLAASYVLAILASLAVALTVTPAMSMLLLSGSTKTHRDAPLVRFLKRIYEGILPFLIKRFSIAAILVTSLLAVAAFSVSYLGEELLPKFKETDFLMHWVEKPGIGIDAMNRITIRASEEMMAVDGVRNFGAHIGRAEVADEVVGPNFTELWISIDEDVDYDKTVASVQEIVDGYPGLYRDLLTYLTERIKEVLTGASGAIVVRIYGPNLDELRTTANDVYQVMGEIEGVVGLKVEQQVLVPQIIVRIRSEDAMTFGLTPGDISAATSLLVNGLQVGEIFEDQKIFRVMVWGEESIRHDLDALQKLMIDTPSGAQVSLGDVADITIEPAPNVITREGSSRKIDVLCNVEGRDLSSVANEIEQAVKGKVKFGQGYHPEFLGEYAEAAAARQRIFVLSIFSALAIFLLLYADFQAFRPALLIFITLPFSMIGGIAGAFLCGGVISLGSLIGFVTVLGVASRNGIMMIDHYRHLEKVENMPFGPELILRGASERLAPILMTALTTGLALVPIIVGGNIPGHEIEYPMAYVILGGLTTSTILNLLVVPTFYYWLMKPRVQQTVTVN
- a CDS encoding efflux RND transporter periplasmic adaptor subunit — translated: MNMLQYCLLLLIGLELFAISGCQNKSDHQSKSEKKSPAKVSAIPQEANLTEVELTEQAVQRLGITTAPVEKQMVGQVRSLGGEVTLPPGELAVVVAPVAGTVQLPTESTLPKPGSSVKRGRPIFRFVPLISPERLVPTPAERAQIANAKANLISLQMTADGDMQQFQEQVTAAQIALNRAEQLLSDRVGSERAVDDAKAQLALAEAGLKVAKERKQVLDRLTSDVEKESATPIDIDSPLDGIVRSLPVTLGQTVSAGTTLFEIVNLEELWIRVPVYVGLLNELKTDEPVTIKIFGDNPADTTLTATPIAAPPAADPLSSTADVYYSISNTNSRFRPGERVSVSIPTLSEAESLVIPVNALLYDMYGGTWVYTRIDEHHFRRTRVNVRRTTQDLAILESGPPVGTEVVVDGVAELFGTEFGTGK
- a CDS encoding TolC family protein, producing the protein MVASPTSKLFKLLPDLQQHFRNHHSQIKNCLVVILIISGCKSPPSTANRGYVDMELQHRTFHDVAPHSCPGEISIPPCVVLEDGLSEEEAVALALWNNRTFLSTLSNLGIARGDLVQAGLLTNPQLNLLFPPIGSKQLEWTLYMPIEALILRKQRVAIAEQDFQRIANDLVQSGLNVARDARVAYADFQFAVNRYALAQEAVDVRQGIANLAEKRLEGGDIGELEAITTRIDANRTRAEAAGLEQAVQIAEATLKNVMGIAMLETPLYPVSEPIPDTTELSVDELVSEALMIRPDIKAARIAVQAASHRVELAKRSFLRIDAVADGNSGGAGPTNSGPGLRFEIPIFNRNQGLIIRSEWTVDQANHNYQSIRDQVVTDVKVAFGGLQQAQSNLNYLQSDVLPELKESMTLAEKSYRGGGTDYFLVLQSSSQYIDSQIRLLELTAASRKAIAELDRSVGRRIVCPYPETISYPKNDDKQLENPVPGLLMPESAEAFNPGTIGGSLRVVAKPLSPRADQKPKQQIQPAAYFSNSFSIKPSKTAELQQNLR